The Gossypium hirsutum isolate 1008001.06 chromosome D07, Gossypium_hirsutum_v2.1, whole genome shotgun sequence genome includes the window TCAGCACACTTGAACCCACGTcttcctacattgacaacaatatctaTGATAATTGAATTAAGACTCTGATAtgctatttttaaatataaattattgtgttttatatttgtgattttgaaaaaatttttaataatttataatttcctTCATTTTTATAGGTTTattgatattttcttttaatattttaatattctagCTTTAAAAATGGTCAGTGGGACCGTGGGTTCAGATTGATAATCCAAGGATTAATCGGGACCATTAATTTGGAAGGGAATATCAACGTGGCGGACATCGGAAACATCACGACCAAACCCAAGAGAGGGACCCTTCTAAACAGAGCCGGGTTGAAGAAAATAAAGGTAATGAACTTGACAAAACCGGAAAAGGCAAGGGCAAAATCCCGTAATAAGAAGAAAATCCAAGGGTAAAAGTAGGAAGTTCACAATATTTAAATGACaaagaaaggaagagaaaaaaataattaaaaataaaaaaataaaagccaGCAACAGAGAAATCAAACCAGAAATCCAAAAGAACCCTTCTCGTCTCTTTCGCTCGCTctatctctaaatttctttggtGGATTTCTCTTGGCGTGGCGGTGTTGTTGTTGTTGGTGTTCTCTTTGTGAACAATCTCGTCTTCACAGATTCATTATCTTATCGATCTGCATCTAACTTGTAAGTCATTTATCTCTCAATCTGAAACCCTAAAATATCAATTCTGCCCTTCGATCTTTCTTAGATCCATAATTTATCTCATCCAGTTTTAATTATACAAATTTGATGATATATTGGGAACGTTCTCTTTAcgattactttttttaaaaaaaatatttgtgttGTTTTATTGATTTATGTATTGCATGTAGGCAGTTATTGATTAGATATTGGATtgaggattttttttttgagatttgttTAGGtggctttggtttttttttttgatctGCTAATTGGTCGAGGCttattttggtgattagtgttttctttctttctttttttttctggaaATTAGGGGTTCAGATTATGGAAGTCTGAAATAGGAATTTCTAGTATTTGGTTTGCGTTTTATCAAAATAGTGTAAGGTTTTGGTTGTGGTTTTTTTATAAATCGATTGGGATTTTGGGGGGTTTAGgtaaatattttggtaaattcaATTGAGGTTTCAGTGACTCTGTTTCTAGAGTATAATAGTAATCATATCTTTATGTAGTTATTTATTTGTTTCGAGGGTTCAGAAAATCATGAGTGACGAGGGAGAAAAGACCTGCCCCCTTTGCGCGGAAGAGATGGATTTGACCGATCAGCAACTCAAGCCCTGCAGATGTGGCTATGAGGtttgaattatattaatttttttttcatatcaaaAGTTTCCTACAATTGTTTGCCCATTCTAGATATGAGAGAAAGAAGTACAAAGAGATAAAATAAAGTGACAGTACGGAAAAAGGAGTGTTAATTTGTGTTGTAGGCCTTATTTCTATTGATCTTTGAAGCAGATATGTGTTTGGTGTTGGCATCACATAATGGATATGGCTGAGAAGGATGATACAGAGGGGAGGTGTCCAGCATGTCGTAGTGCTTATGATAAAGAAAGGATAGTAGGGACGGCTGCTAAATGTGAGAGGTTGTCAAGCTTCCAATGCTTCTTATTCTCATTAAACATATTGCAATATTTACCTGCCGTCGTCTCATGTATATAGTTGTTTCAATAAGCAGAATGGTTGCTGAAATTAATATGGAAAGAAAAATGAAGTCACACAAGGCAAAGGCTAAGTCATCTGAAGGAAGGAAGCAACTGAGTAGTGTGCGAGTTATTCAAAGGAATCTTGTTTACATAGTTGGGTTGCCACTTAATCTGGCAGATGAAGATGTACTCCATTCTCATTGTGTATATCTGAAAGCTTACTATAATACTGGTATCTTTACCTAATGATTTATCTCTTTTGTGCAGCTTCTCCAACGTAGAGATTATTTTGGACAATATGGGAAAGTTCTAAAAGTATCTATGTCTCGGACTGCAGCCGGTGTCATTCAGCAATTTCCAAACAATACATGTAGTGTGTAAGTGCGGAATCAAATTTGTTTGGTCTTAAATCTTCCAGTCATTAAGACTTGTTTTATGTATTGGATCTTTAATAGAAGCATATTATATCATGTAGAGGAAAGTTCATCTTACTATTTTGAAGGTTCTTTTGGGTCTTTTTCTGTTCCTCTGTAATGTAGCGTTTTCATTTCTCAACTACATTTGTTCACCTCATGAACAGATATATTACGTACTCAAAAGAGGAGGAAGCGGTTCGGTGTATCCAGTCTGTACATGGGTTTGTCTTGGATGGTAGACCATTAAAGTATGAGAATGTGTTTGTGGTGTTATTTCATTTGTTAGTGGTTGGATGATACATGGTCTTGGTTAACATATCTAATAGTTGAAATATTCATTTCAGGGCATGCTTTGGTACAACAAAGTATTGTCATGCATGGCTGAGAAATGTGGTATGTTTAGAagtaatttttgtttaatttattttgtgaattgaagagttaattttttatgttattgctgctaaaattaatataaaaattagttaTGAGAAACAACACACTAATTGAGACTGCAAAATTGTGCAAAATCAggtaatataattataaaaaacatTGTCCCGTGTAGATTGATGTCAAATATCTGCTAACTTTTGAAATTATATTAACTCTAAGCCCATCTAGCaaccaaaaattaaataacaagcttaaaacaaatagaaaattATCAATGATAAAAGTTGTAGGTTGTACCAATTTCACTGATCTATCATGATCAGTGGTTGTTTAACAAATACTGCATAAATTATCCATGCATATTCTTAATTCCAACAATTTATGACATTTTACTTGAGGGCAATAATTGTATTCTCTTCAAATTTGCTGAGtcctaattcatttaattaatggCCAAAATAGTTAGAAGGAATTAGTTACAgaaaaatattgaacatattggaattaaaaattaaaaagaaaacatagTGTCATGATAAAGGATCCCAATCCATGGACActatagaaaataaatttagatcaTAACGATGATAAAATTAATATTGAAGTCAATAACCATCATATCTAGAATAGAAGGGCTAAATATGAAAAGGTTGTGAAATGCCAGATTTGAAATTACCAAATGGcaagaaaaatgatgaaaaattagAAGTAAAACATGACATTTATTAttgtaatagaaaaataattgagAAGTTGTTTTGGGGGTTTCAGCCTTGCAGCAATCCTGATTGtctatatttgcatgagattggttcTCAAGAGGATAGTTTCACAAAAGATGAAATAATATCAGCATACACAAGGTATATTCATTTGGCTGTTTTCTCtacttcatcttctttctttacTTCTAGTGAGATTGCATGCAACTTTGTTTTTGGAACCTCCATTTGTTTGCAATGTTGGTCTGCTGTATCATTTGATAATGCTTCCAAAGTATCTGTCTTTCTATTGGTGCTTCCTGGATCGTCACCGTTTCTTTTTGCAAGTACCAGCTATCAAAAAGGTTTTTCCTTCAATAAAATGGGTTTTCTATTGTAGTCTTTCACTTTCCAAATAGGagttccaaaaaaaaagaaaggatttgtttgctcttttttttgagttttttattgCAACATTTCATGTCTAAGCATGTGTTCTAGGTTCTCCCTTAATTTTGAGTGATGTCATTCTTGCATGATTTATTAACTTAGGTTTTTAAAGAAGTAAGCTTCAACGAATAACTGGTTCAAAATCTtgtatgatttgtaagcttacttAGTTTTTAAAGTAGGGTTCAACAAATAACTGGTGCAACAAACAATATGCAACGGCGTCCTGGAAATATGCTACCTCCGCCGGCAGATGATTATTGCCCCAACAGTTCTGCATCTGCAGCAAAACTGATTACTAAAAGTTCTCCAAATGTAAGTTCATGTTGTTTACTCCCAAACAAGAATTCCTAGGGTAATATTAGATGCGGAATTTACGAAAATAGTGAAATTCTACTCTGCTTGCAAGCACACCTTCGCCAAACTTCTTAATAGCTTGTTTGTTTTTAACTTGAGTCATTGCAAATGAATTTGTCAAATAGTATCACAGATCGGATGAGGTGGCAATGGTCTAAGCACCACGCATTCTTGATTTTGGCTCACGCACCTAACTTGGTTGTAAACTTATATATTGCACAGAATACAATAGTGACTGTTCCTAAAAGTTCTCCCCCAAATGGAAGCTCTGGTAGATCTATTGCTCTTCCCGCTGGGGCTTCATGGTATGtcctttgatttgttctctgacaaacTTTAATGTTAATTTCTGGTACTAAAAATTCTGCATCATTCTGCCAGGGGAATGCGAACTTTAAACCAACCACAACCGGTCAGTTTAGCATGTACAAATGGACCTCCTAAGCAGAATTCTGACACAGTCAGCAGCACATTACCATTTTCATCTGCTGTAACAAACACCAATCTAGCTTGTTCGTTACATACTGATGTTATAAAGAAGCCATCTGAGGAGATTCATCCTATGCATACAAAGGGTAAACCTGATTTGTTAAAACCTTTGAAACAGAGTGCTGGTTTAGATTGTCGAATTGCCACACTAGAGAAACCTACTTTACCTGAACGAGTAACTGCTTCCAAATCATTGAGCAACCAGTTATCTTGTACAGCAGCAGCCAATCATGATGACCAGGGCACTAATATACCATCAACTATTACAAGCACCACTTTTGGTAATGGTGGGCAGACTCTTATTTCCTCTGGTGAGAAAGCGGTGATAATTTCCAATACTGACGGGGACACACAGAGGTTGTGCTCTGATATGTCGACATTGACCTTGGAAGGGAACGTCTTGAATGGACATTCTGATGAAGTTAGACCGAGCAGTTCCTCTTCTGAACATGGATGTAGCAGTTCACCCAGTAATCAGGGGTTACGACAATCTCATATTGATTACTATCGAGAACCATTAAATACAGCAGCTGCTGGGAGTTCTGTGACATCTCCCAATGGGGTGTGCGTCTCAAAAGAGCAGTCTGTTTGGAAGACTGATGCACGTATTCAAGCTGAGAAAAATACAAGTTCTGAAGTAGAGGAAGACGTATTGTCTTTTGATAATCAAAGACTCAAGGATCCAGAAGTCATTACTCGTTCAAGTTATGTGCCAAATTCACCAATTTCGCTCCATTTATCAAATCATTCTAGGTCCCATTCTTTGCAACATAATGAAGCTTTTGGTGCCGTTAATTTGAATGCTGATACTCTCTTGGTAGATGATAAAGCAGGTGACAATTCATGTCTTCAGGGAGCTAATGTTTCTTCTTTGTCTAATGGATACCTTGACAAGTACATAAGCAGTAGTATTGGTTCTGATATTACAATAGAAGGTCCCCCTTTGCTTTCAAATGAAGAGAAAGGGAAGCAGCTAGGAAGAATCCTTGCCAATTCTCAGAGCAACGATGCTAATGATACTGGAGAGAGCAACATAATTTCAAACATATTGTCACTAGATTTTGATACATGGGATGAGTCCTTGACTTCTCCTCAGAACTTGGCAAAATTGTTGGGAGACAATGACAAGCAGGCCAATCCTCTCAAACTATCTAGTTCGTGGAAAGCACCAAATCACAATCAATCCAGATTCTCATTTGCCAGACAGGAGGATTCTAAATATCGTCTCGCTGATGTTGAGTCCCCTTTTAATATTTATGGGCAAATGCCACAGAACCATCCTTCTGGCCAAGATTTTACAGACAACAGGGATTCCTATCTAAGCAAATTTGGAGTTTCTAATGGTTTATATTCCTGTAACTTTGAGGAATCTGACAATTTTTCTAGTAGTCCTTCAGTTTTTTCCAATAAGCTTTCTGGTAAGTGCCATGGAATTTACTCTGCTCCTGCTATCTTATGTTAGTTCAGTGCTAATTTTCTTATTGAACTTTATTCGTGCTTTCTGAATATTGACTTCAGTGGcatctgtttttctttttatttataaatttcaatCATGCAACAACGATGCTCATAACATGTTCTGCAACATCATTAACAGATTAAATTATAAGTAGGTTTTTAAAATTGTACGTGATGCACCATCTTtgcccaaaatttatttattttatctgaCTTCAATGTGCTAGTgacttgtttttatttcttttatgtttacaCTGAGCATTGTTTCTTCATGTCATTTCGTTTAGTTTCATATGCAAGTGCGTGTTTAGATCTTACTGATAAATTATGCAATGTTTAGCAGCTTCAAGAGCTCAAATTCCAGTCCCTCCTGGATTCTCTGTTCCTAGCAGGGCGCCACCTCCAGGCTTTTCTTCAATTGAGAGAGTAAACCATGCTTTTGACGCCACATCAGGTAATtgtatttttttgggttttgattttggGAGTTTGTTGCCTGCAAAATTAATGTTGACTGCCTTTTGGTATAGGTAATCATTTGATGGACTCTTCATCCCTATTAAGAAATTCTTATCAGGCTCCTCAAAGTGGCGGTATTGGTGGCCCTGGGGATATAGAGTTTATAGATCCCGCAATTTTGGCAGTTGGTAAGGGTAGAATTCAGAGAGGTCTCAACAATTCAGGCTTAGACATGAGATCAAATTTTCTTCAACAGTTAGGTCCATATGAAAACGAGGCCAGATTCCAACTATTGATGCAGAGATCGCTTTCTCCTCATCAGAACTTAAGATATGATGTTGGGGATAGCTTTTCATCTCTGAATGACTCTTATGGAATTCCTTCTAGGCTAATGGATCAATCACAAGTTAACAATATGTCCGCATTTGCACAGTTGAATCTCCAACAGTCGAGAAATACACATAACATGTCAAATGGACATTGGGACGGATGGAACGAGGTCCAGGGTGGTAATGGCCTTGGTGTGGCAGAGCTCTTAAGAAATGAAAGACTGGGATTTAATAAGTTCTATTCCGGGTATGAAGATTCAAAGTATAGGATGGCTGCATCAGGGGATCTATATAACAGAACATTTGGATTGTGATAGTTGTTGGAACcatgtttgttgcttctttgccAATATTATTGCATTATGCTAAGAAGTAGAATGAATGCTTTTGCGCAATCTTGGTTGGCACGTTGTTGAGGATGGGCATGTTGACTTGTAACTGGTCTCGTTGGCATTGGGCTTGGCACCCCCTCAACCGTGATAGCTTGCCCTAAAAGGATAGGCGGTGTGTGTGGAACGAGCATGAGCTGGTAAATAAGGAAATATTTTAGTAATATTAGTTCTATACTGTGCCTGCTTAATTGTGTGTGGAGCTGCTCGTTTGGGCGGAAAAGCTGGTGGAACCTATCAAAATACAAGGGGTAGGCTTTGGAGGTTcgagtttgggtaaaaaaatgCCGCTGAAATGGTTACAGCTATAATTTAAAATGTACATTTTACTCTGCATTGCGTGTGTTTAGGGGATTTGGGATTATAGGGGAAT containing:
- the LOC107954061 gene encoding uncharacterized protein isoform X1 → MSDEGEKTCPLCAEEMDLTDQQLKPCRCGYEICVWCWHHIMDMAEKDDTEGRCPACRSAYDKERIVGTAAKCERMVAEINMERKMKSHKAKAKSSEGRKQLSSVRVIQRNLVYIVGLPLNLADEDLLQRRDYFGQYGKVLKVSMSRTAAGVIQQFPNNTCSVYITYSKEEEAVRCIQSVHGFVLDGRPLKACFGTTKYCHAWLRNVPCSNPDCLYLHEIGSQEDSFTKDEIISAYTSRVQQITGATNNMQRRPGNMLPPPADDYCPNSSASAAKLITKSSPNNTIVTVPKSSPPNGSSGRSIALPAGASWGMRTLNQPQPVSLACTNGPPKQNSDTVSSTLPFSSAVTNTNLACSLHTDVIKKPSEEIHPMHTKGKPDLLKPLKQSAGLDCRIATLEKPTLPERVTASKSLSNQLSCTAAANHDDQGTNIPSTITSTTFGNGGQTLISSGEKAVIISNTDGDTQRLCSDMSTLTLEGNVLNGHSDEVRPSSSSSEHGCSSSPSNQGLRQSHIDYYREPLNTAAAGSSVTSPNGVCVSKEQSVWKTDARIQAEKNTSSEVEEDVLSFDNQRLKDPEVITRSSYVPNSPISLHLSNHSRSHSLQHNEAFGAVNLNADTLLVDDKAGDNSCLQGANVSSLSNGYLDKYISSSIGSDITIEGPPLLSNEEKGKQLGRILANSQSNDANDTGESNIISNILSLDFDTWDESLTSPQNLAKLLGDNDKQANPLKLSSSWKAPNHNQSRFSFARQEDSKYRLADVESPFNIYGQMPQNHPSGQDFTDNRDSYLSKFGVSNGLYSCNFEESDNFSSSPSVFSNKLSAASRAQIPVPPGFSVPSRAPPPGFSSIERVNHAFDATSGNHLMDSSSLLRNSYQAPQSGGIGGPGDIEFIDPAILAVGKGRIQRGLNNSGLDMRSNFLQQLGPYENEARFQLLMQRSLSPHQNLRYDVGDSFSSLNDSYGIPSRLMDQSQVNNMSAFAQLNLQQSRNTHNMSNGHWDGWNEVQGGNGLGVAELLRNERLGFNKFYSGYEDSKYRMAASGDLYNRTFGL
- the LOC107954061 gene encoding uncharacterized protein isoform X3, with the protein product MSDEGEKTCPLCAEEMDLTDQQLKPCRCGYEICVWCWHHIMDMAEKDDTEGRCPACRSAYDKERIVGTAAKCERMVAEINMERKMKSHKAKAKSSEGRKQLSSVRVIQRNLVYIVGLPLNLADEDLLQRRDYFGQYGKVLKVSMSRTAAGVIQQFPNNTCSVYITYSKEEEAVRCIQSVHGFVLDGRPLKACFGTTKYCHAWLRNVPCSNPDCLYLHEIGSQEDSFTKDEIISAYTSRVQQITGATNNMQRRPGNMLPPPADDYCPNSSASAAKLITKSSPNNTIVTVPKSSPPNGSSGRSIALPAGASWGMRTLNQPQPVSLACTNGPPKQNSDTVSSTLPFSSAVTNTNLACSLHTDVIKKPSEEIHPMHTKGKPDLLKPLKQSAGLDCRIATLEKPTLPERVTASKSLSNQLSCTAAANHDDQGTNIPSTITSTTFGNGGQTLISSGEKAVIISNTDGDTQRLCSDMSTLTLEGNVLNGHSDEVRPSSSSSEHGCSSSPSNQGLRQSHIDYYREPLNTAAAGSSVTSPNGVCVSKEQSVWKTDARIQAEKNTSSEVEEDVLSFDNQRLKDPEVITRSSYVPNSPISLHLSNHSRSHSLQHNEAFGAVNLNADTLLVDDKAGDNSCLQGANVSSLSNGYLDKYISSSIGSDITIEGPPLLSNEEKGKQLGRILANSQSNDANDTGESNIISNILSLDFDTWDESLTSPQNLAKLLGDNDKQANPLKLSSSWKAPNHNQSRFSFARQEDSKYRLADVESPFNIYGQMPQNHPSGQDFTDNRDSYLSKFGVSNGLYSCNFEESDNFSSSPSVFSNKLSASRAQIPVPPGFSVPSRAPPPGFSSIERVNHAFDATSGNHLMDSSSLLRNSYQAPQSGGIGGPGDIEFIDPAILAVGKGRIQRGLNNSGLDMRSNFLQQLGPYENEARFQLLMQRSLSPHQNLRYDVGDSFSSLNDSYGIPSRLMDQSQVNNMSAFAQLNLQQSRNTHNMSNGHWDGWNEVQGGNGLGVAELLRNERLGFNKFYSGYEDSKYRMAASGDLYNRTFGL
- the LOC107954061 gene encoding uncharacterized protein isoform X2 codes for the protein MSDEGEKTCPLCAEEMDLTDQQLKPCRCGYEICVWCWHHIMDMAEKDDTEGRCPACRSAYDKERIVGTAAKCERMVAEINMERKMKSHKAKAKSSEGRKQLSSVRVIQRNLVYIVGLPLNLADEDLLQRRDYFGQYGKVLKVSMSRTAAGVIQQFPNNTCSVYITYSKEEEAVRCIQSVHGFVLDGRPLKACFGTTKYCHAWLRNVPCSNPDCLYLHEIGSQEDSFTKDEIISAYTRVQQITGATNNMQRRPGNMLPPPADDYCPNSSASAAKLITKSSPNNTIVTVPKSSPPNGSSGRSIALPAGASWGMRTLNQPQPVSLACTNGPPKQNSDTVSSTLPFSSAVTNTNLACSLHTDVIKKPSEEIHPMHTKGKPDLLKPLKQSAGLDCRIATLEKPTLPERVTASKSLSNQLSCTAAANHDDQGTNIPSTITSTTFGNGGQTLISSGEKAVIISNTDGDTQRLCSDMSTLTLEGNVLNGHSDEVRPSSSSSEHGCSSSPSNQGLRQSHIDYYREPLNTAAAGSSVTSPNGVCVSKEQSVWKTDARIQAEKNTSSEVEEDVLSFDNQRLKDPEVITRSSYVPNSPISLHLSNHSRSHSLQHNEAFGAVNLNADTLLVDDKAGDNSCLQGANVSSLSNGYLDKYISSSIGSDITIEGPPLLSNEEKGKQLGRILANSQSNDANDTGESNIISNILSLDFDTWDESLTSPQNLAKLLGDNDKQANPLKLSSSWKAPNHNQSRFSFARQEDSKYRLADVESPFNIYGQMPQNHPSGQDFTDNRDSYLSKFGVSNGLYSCNFEESDNFSSSPSVFSNKLSAASRAQIPVPPGFSVPSRAPPPGFSSIERVNHAFDATSGNHLMDSSSLLRNSYQAPQSGGIGGPGDIEFIDPAILAVGKGRIQRGLNNSGLDMRSNFLQQLGPYENEARFQLLMQRSLSPHQNLRYDVGDSFSSLNDSYGIPSRLMDQSQVNNMSAFAQLNLQQSRNTHNMSNGHWDGWNEVQGGNGLGVAELLRNERLGFNKFYSGYEDSKYRMAASGDLYNRTFGL
- the LOC107954061 gene encoding uncharacterized protein isoform X4, whose amino-acid sequence is MSDEGEKTCPLCAEEMDLTDQQLKPCRCGYEICVWCWHHIMDMAEKDDTEGRCPACRSAYDKERIVGTAAKCERMVAEINMERKMKSHKAKAKSSEGRKQLSSVRVIQRNLVYIVGLPLNLADEDLLQRRDYFGQYGKVLKVSMSRTAAGVIQQFPNNTCSVYITYSKEEEAVRCIQSVHGFVLDGRPLKACFGTTKYCHAWLRNVPCSNPDCLYLHEIGSQEDSFTKDEIISAYTRVQQITGATNNMQRRPGNMLPPPADDYCPNSSASAAKLITKSSPNNTIVTVPKSSPPNGSSGRSIALPAGASWGMRTLNQPQPVSLACTNGPPKQNSDTVSSTLPFSSAVTNTNLACSLHTDVIKKPSEEIHPMHTKGKPDLLKPLKQSAGLDCRIATLEKPTLPERVTASKSLSNQLSCTAAANHDDQGTNIPSTITSTTFGNGGQTLISSGEKAVIISNTDGDTQRLCSDMSTLTLEGNVLNGHSDEVRPSSSSSEHGCSSSPSNQGLRQSHIDYYREPLNTAAAGSSVTSPNGVCVSKEQSVWKTDARIQAEKNTSSEVEEDVLSFDNQRLKDPEVITRSSYVPNSPISLHLSNHSRSHSLQHNEAFGAVNLNADTLLVDDKAGDNSCLQGANVSSLSNGYLDKYISSSIGSDITIEGPPLLSNEEKGKQLGRILANSQSNDANDTGESNIISNILSLDFDTWDESLTSPQNLAKLLGDNDKQANPLKLSSSWKAPNHNQSRFSFARQEDSKYRLADVESPFNIYGQMPQNHPSGQDFTDNRDSYLSKFGVSNGLYSCNFEESDNFSSSPSVFSNKLSASRAQIPVPPGFSVPSRAPPPGFSSIERVNHAFDATSGNHLMDSSSLLRNSYQAPQSGGIGGPGDIEFIDPAILAVGKGRIQRGLNNSGLDMRSNFLQQLGPYENEARFQLLMQRSLSPHQNLRYDVGDSFSSLNDSYGIPSRLMDQSQVNNMSAFAQLNLQQSRNTHNMSNGHWDGWNEVQGGNGLGVAELLRNERLGFNKFYSGYEDSKYRMAASGDLYNRTFGL